A window of Garra rufa chromosome 16, GarRuf1.0, whole genome shotgun sequence contains these coding sequences:
- the rab33a gene encoding ras-related protein Rab-33A, whose translation MANEFPEKREGTANSRHANLTSSLDLSTSLDHSVQTRIFKIIVIGDSNVGKTCLTFRFTGGAFPCKTEATIGVDFREKAVEIEGEKIKVQVWDTAGQERFRKSMVEHYYRNVHAVVFVYDVTKMASFQNLKTWIQECNGHGVSSAVPRVLVGNKCDLVDQVQVPSNTALKFADAHNMLLFETSAKDPKESQNVDSIFMCLACRLKAQKSLIYRDVAREDGQVRLTHQPDPKSNCPC comes from the exons ATGGCAAATGAATTTCCAGAAAAAAGAGAAGGAACTGCCAACTCACGTCATGCCAACCTCACGTCCTCTCTAGACCTGAGCACGTCTCTAGATCACAGTGTGCAGACGCGGATTTTTAAAATCATTGTCATCGGGGACTCAAATGTGGGCAAGACCTGTTTAACCTTCCGCTTCACCGGCGGAGCCTTCCCATGTAAAACTGAAGCCACAATCGGCGTGGATTTCAGGGAGAAAGCCGTGGAGATCGAGGGCGAGAAAATAAAG GTGCAAGTATGGGACACAGCGGGTCAAGAGCGTTTTCGGAAGAGCATGGTAGAGCACTACTACCGCAATGTGCATGCTGTCGTATTTGTATATGACGTCACAAAAATGGCCTCATTCCAGAACCTAAAGACCTGGATTCAGGAGTGTAACGGGCACGGGGTGTCATCCGCAGTACCTCGTGTTCTGGTGGGTAACAAATGCGACCTAGTTGACCAGGTCCAGGTCCCTTCCAACACTGCCCTCAAGTTTGCCGATGCCCATAACATGCTACTGTTTGAAACATCAGCCAAAGATCCCAAGGAGAGCCAGAATGTGGACTCCATTTTCATGTGCCTGGCGTGTCGTCTAAAAGCCCAAAAATCCCTGATCTACAGAGACGTGGCGAGAGAAGACGGCCAAGTGAGGCTGACACATCAGCCCGACCCTAAGAGCAACTGCCCGTGTTGA
- the LOC141288586 gene encoding matrix-remodeling-associated protein 5, whose amino-acid sequence MAPVGVPALLMLASCLLFILPACLYACPRSCSCPSPKEVHCTFRHLPSVPRNLPQDTERLNLGYNSVGTVGSSDFATLRQLEILMLHGNDISSVSSGSFYHLRSLQILKLSYNKLKRVDPSLFEGLTSLVRLHLDHNRIDFIEPFSFNGLTSLKLLQLEGNRLQDLHSHTFITVSVLGTFWSSGLRHLHLADNRLEYLLPGTLQHLDRLEVISLHGNPWACDCHLRWLLEWDKNHEGVIKCKKDRDSGDAGNCLACASPKPLNNSQILQLSTIQLTCDQPSLQSPLKIGESSMWEDQEPDAPYIKDLERPLGHLTFILSDSHGNRAHVACNVTHPVKDNSLVWEPVRRTDEIVVNVTLQTFLECEIDRDALQNLWRLVAYYYESPAILERGTRFGNSSKVTFQYSQATHEESPYFTELKGHLMAEPAWLLQPRVTLQLNRRKTSTKKLVMNFSTFISKHIIGRGDEEDVVSSWAMIQRGSPGRIQSVLEHSEVSLDCSVLSSGHQPVEWMLPDLTTVDQTDSSKLRLENYRLVIKNTSIADSGLYYCFVRTDTNVDIVTYRLTVRMRLLSPSDLNGKQISVENGNTLSLPCLVTSPHPIETRWFLPNNQILKASDMKQRVYVSQNNTLIIKKVTYEDAGEYSCLAANLYGADMLSHLIVVTGENEEAQRGVTVSKDELLLFESEDSEGSGYEEIKRPTAKLTPQRVHGKHRGGIVRQNTKGKKIKESVRKPNNSVKELDPSHWEQILAKANSKLSTLPPFTTHLETLKTVTESSLITTTKPLSADAIKTTKADVKASSTSTSSSIQNFNVKQLEPPTHNEHVQQEITQEEKTKHKTSDYNISDLTLEHVDSTMIPEHETRLVKQVDRHTIEEKIRANNNSILYQRRRFPYRQRRPPSRRPRPKRPNITLAPSTAVPITHTPVKTLMPKSSVTMTINSYTPAQNKASMTSEVSPPHYPVTKSLAMAVTEDIFKVPITIFRKDEKLIELEGKTKHSELVQPVSTTSLQEKKAVPSTLATPIQINRYRHENREIIMKTNSQANEDKTRQISATAIPNLQISNINPPETKRVHVTEKPVLTNVDRQRVYNWAMHPEGVPIHPWLIQKYTPKKQISVTPRPYTQSPIWPTVHSSKLHHSQDKTWYFLQTGGRGTGVTNRPEISAQTAKPTAFISGSATASIARTIAPHISSSRVRDHLLFNRLRNRYRQSQLDAYRLAQLGKLITSKPRTHHPTPQPHQAPNVSIIYKPVTLPSVLAYINKPTSTASVPYGSRWHYSHFGAKKLSTAIPFPNMMGNGVKPRITATESVTVSALAETDVLLPCRSSGDPKPVVSWTKVSTGATIQTNTKLGQRFEVLSNGTFVIKNVQLQDRGQYLCTAQNKFGSDSMVVTLVVQTQPPKIMSSRARDVSVFLGNLVSLDCIAVGKPAAQISWILPDRTFVRDIGTLDRRISLFSNGTLSIHSANFSNKGDYKCIASNAAGADTLTYHIRVATLPPIIVEVSHETIFMNAGRNLYVDCTAKGEPFPLIKWVLPDGSQIKPTQFIGDRIFFFPNGTLYIKNVNPSDSGRYECSATNPVGFAKRTVQMDVRQEAPGPWKGLYQQHSVTATYGSTVFLHCPESIGSHRGTVWRLPSKIILEHQYSPQRHITAFPNGTLRILRLTEKDGGNYLCMYQRPNGEDMELFQVEVLMRPPKIENTGAQHKRVANGDNFLVDCVASGLPDPEVSWSLPDGTMINNALQSDDSGTRNRRYIIFGNGTLLLQQMGKKDEGNYTCYAKNTLGEDAMKVSVQVLPNSPQITSKEQVSMLAPFGQSAQMKCDATGVLPPTIIWISPRNEIIPSYSAKYQILNDGTLIIKKLTLADQGKYACVARNPAGDNIKNVNLLVKVKGPQINGHSGRTESKILAVYYQTLLLDCKAEGMPEPQITWTTPYGMSLPTPYLGGRFQVHRNGTLEMRGIRKTDEGRFLCIAKNYLGESSLAVDLEVASLAEKPSFPVPNIEVLPLKADGDEMSLECRATGKPKPEFLWILPNGTALNPGMKLQRFIHYLGNGTLHITQPGVIDKGVYRCLAKNVAGQAEKRYALEPGQKPQIRSTAATMKISFGQTLNMPCNADGWPQATITWTLPNGLVLDKPQVIGRVTYLSNGTLQVKETSKFDRGTYTCKATNTFGSSTLSYPVSIMVFPPQITHAPPSITRVNRGSPVILNCIAAGIPKPDISWTLPGRTTLVPNNRFTAQGGIHMTEEGNLVIQDPGLMNSGIYKCNARNALGTDFKATYLQVI is encoded by the exons ATGGCTCCAGTGGGTGTACCTGCTCTCTTAATGTTGGCATCTTGCCTGCTGTTCATCTTGCCCGCATGCCTCTATGCGTGTCCGAGGTCCTGCAGTTGCCCCAGCCCTAAAGAGGTGCACTGTACCTTCCGTCACCTGCCCTCTGTTCCACGAAACCTACCCCAGGACACAGAGAGACTCAACCTAGG CTATAACAGCGTTGGAACAGTTGGGTCTTCAGATTTTGCAACCCTGCGGCAACTGGAAATTCTCATGCTGCATGGAAATGATATCTCCTCTGTCTCTTCCGGGTCCTTTTACCACCTCCGTTCCCTCCAG ATACTCAAGCTGAGCTACAACAAACTCAAAAGAGTTGACCCGAGCTTGTTCGAGGGCTTGACCAGCCTTGTACGGCTTCATTTAGACCACAACCGCATTGACTTCATTGAGCCTTTTTCATTTAATGGACTCACATCATTAAAGCTATTGCAGCTGGAGGGGAACCGACTGCAGGACCTCCACTCTCACACATTTATTACTGTCTCAGTCCTGGGCACATTTTGGAGCTCAGGATTGCGGCATCTGCACTTGGCAGATAACCGACTAGAATACCTGCTTCCAGGAACTCTGCAGCACTTAGACAGGCTAGAAGTCATCTCTCTGCATGGAAACCCCTGGGCCTGTGACTGCCACTTACGGTGGCTCTTGGAGTGGGACAAAAATCATGAGG GAGTTATTAAGTGCAAAAAGGACCGTGACTCTGGAGATGCTGGCAACTGTCTTGCATGTGCCTCACCAAAGCCTTTGAACAACAGCCAGATCTTGCAGCTTTCAACCATCCAGCTCACCTGTGACCAACCCTCCCTTCAATCCCCACTTAAAATTGGGGAGAGTAGCATGTGGGAAGATCAGGAGCCAGATGCCCCCTACATCAAGGACCTGGAGCGTCCTCTTGGCCACCTGACCTTCATTCTCTCTGACAGCCATGGGAATCGGGCACATGTGGCTTGTAATGTAACACATCCTGTTAAAGACAACTCTTTGGTATGGGAGCCAGTGAGGAGAACTGATGAGATTGTTGTAAATGTGACTCTACAGACATTCCTGGAGTGTGAAATCGATAGAGATGCTCTTCAGAACCTGTGGCGGTTGGTTGCCTACTACTACGAGAGCCCAGCCATTTTGGAACGAGGAACCAGATTTGGGAATTCTTCAAAGGTGACTTTTCAGTACTCTCAAGCCACACATGAAGAATCACCATATTTTACAGAGCTCAAAGGGCACTTAATGGCTGAACCAGCCTGGCTTTTACAACCAAGGGTCACCCTTCAGCTGAACAGACGCAAAACTTCAACTAAAAAACTGGTGATGAACTTTTCTACTTTTATATCAAAGCACATCATTGGAAGAGGGGATGAGGAGGATGTGGTCTCCTCCTGGGCTATGATCCAAAGAGGATCCCCGGGGAGAATCCAGTCAGTGCTAGAACACTCTGAGGTCAGTCTGGATTGTAGTGTGCTAAGCTCAGGGCATCAGCCTGTGGAGTGGATGCTTCCGGACTTAACAACAGTGGATCAAACTGATTCTAGTAAATTAAGGTTGGAGAATTACAGGCTAGTTATCAAAAACACAAGTATTGCAGACTCTGGACTGTATTATTGCTTTGTGAGGACTGACACAAATGTGGACATCGTCACCTACAGACTCACCGTCAGAATGCGTCTCTTAAGTCCCAGTGATTTAAATGGAAAGCAGATATCTGTGGAAAATGGGAACACTCTTAGTCTTCCCTGTTTAGTAACTTCTCCTCATCCAATTGAGACAAGATGGTTCTTACCAAACAATCAGATTCTCAAAGCATCAGACATGAAACAAAGGGTGTACGTATCACAAAATAACACTTTGATCATCAAAAAAGTGACTTACGAGGATGCCGGAGAGTATAGCTGTTTAGCTGCTAATCTCTATGGGGCTGATATGTTGTCTCATCTAATTGTTGTTACTGGGGAAAATGAAGAAGCACAAAGAGGTGTTACTGTATCCAAGGATGAATTACTGCTTTTTGAGAGCGAGGACAGTGAAGGGTCAGGATATGAAGAAATTAAACGACCAACTGCTAAACTCACACCTCAGAGGGTCCATGGAAAACACAGAGGCGGCATCGTCCGACAAAATACCAAAGGAAAGAAAATCAAAGAGAGCGTGAGAAAACCTAATAACTCTGTCAAAGAGCTTGATCCCAGCCACTGGGAGCAGATTCTTGCAAAGGCCAATTCTAAACTCTCAACCTTGCCACCATTTACGACGCATCTAGAAACATTGAAAACAGTGACAGAGTCTTCATTGATTACAACCACCAAACCTTTGTCAGCTGACGCCATTAAAACTACCAAAGCAGATGTAAAAGCTAGTAGTACCAGCACAAGTTCAAGTATTCAAAATTTCAATGTGAAACAGCTGGAACCACCAACCCACAATGAACATGTACAGCAAGAAATTACACaggaagaaaaaacaaaacacaagacAAGTGATTATAACATTTCAGATTTGACTTTAGAACACGTGGACTCAACAATGATACCTGAACACGAGACACGGCTGGTAAAACAAGTAGACAGACACACAATTGAAGAGAAAATAAGGGCTAACAATAATTCCATCTTATACCAAAGACGAAGATTCCCATATAGGCAGCGCAGGCCTCCATCACGAAGACCACGTCCAAAGAGACCAAATATCACCCTAGCTCCCTCTACAGCAGTGCCAATCACTCATACTCCAGTCAAGACACTGATGCCTAAAAGTAGTGTAACAATGACTATTAACTCTTATACTCCAGCCCAAAACAAAGCATCAATGACTTCAGAAGTTTCTCCTCCACATTACCCAGTAACCAAAAGCTTAGCCATGGCAGTCAcagaagatatttttaaagtgCCTATAACAATATTCAGAAAAGATGAAAAGCTTATTGAATTAGaaggcaaaacaaaacacagtgaGTTGGTTCAGCCTGTAAGTACAACATctctgcaagaaaaaaaagcagTTCCTTCTACACTTGCTACACCCATACAGATCAACAGGTACAGACATGAAAACAGAGAGATCATTATGAAAACTAATAGCCAGGCAAATGAGGATAAGACAAGACAGATATCGGCAACTGCTATCCCTAATCTGCAAATCAGCAACATAAATCCTCCAGAAACAAAAAGAGTACATGTGACTGAGAAACCAGTCTTAACTAATGTGGACCGACAGAGAGTTTACAACTGGGCAATGCATCCTGAAGGAGTACCTATCCACCCCTGGTTAATCCAAAAGTATACGCCAAAAAAACAAATCTCAGTTACACCCCGTCCCTACACTCAGTCTCCCATCTGGCCTACAGTTCATAGCTCAAAGCTCCACCACTCCCAAGACAAAACTTGGTATTTCCTTCAAACAGGAGGCAGGGGTACAGGGGTCACCAATCGGCCTGAAATCTCTGCTCAAACAGCAAAGCCCACAGCTTTTATTTCTGGGTCAGCGACAGCTTCCATTGCGAGGACCATAGCTCCACATATCAGCTCATCTCGTGTACGTGACCACCTACTTTTCAACAGGCTCAGAAACAGATATAGACAGTCACAGCTTGATGCATATCGACTAGCCCAGCTTGGAAAGCTTATCACTTCTAAGCCAAGGACACATCATCCCACCCCACAGCCTCACCAAGCTCCAAATGTCTCAATAATCTACAAGCCTGTGACTCTCCCATCCGTTCTAGCATATATAAACAAACCAACCTCCACAGCTAGCGTACCATATGGTAGTCGTTGGCACTACAGTCACTTTGGAGCAAAAAAACTGAGCACTGCTATTCCCTTTCCAAACATGATGGGCAATGGTGTCAAACCCAGGATCACAGCAACTGAATCTGTTACTGTATCTGCTTTAGCAGAGACAGATGTGCTCTTGCCCTGTAGATCATCTGGGGACCCCAAACCTGTTGTTTCATGGACCAAAGTTTCAACAG GTGCAACAATTCAGACCAACACAAAACTTGGACAAAGATTTGAAGTCCTTTCAAATGGTACTTTTGTGATCAAGAATGTCCAGCTGCAAGACAGAGGCCAATACCTTTGCACAGCTCaaaacaaatttggttcagaCAGCATGGTGGTTACACTCGTTGTCCAGACTCAGCCGCCAAAAATCATGAGTTCAAGGGCCAGAGATGTCTCAGTGTTTCTGGGAAACCTGGTGAGCTTGGACTGTATTGCAGTGGGTAAACCAGCAGCTCAGATTTCGTGGATTCTTCCGGACAGGACGTTTGTGCGAGACATTGGTACCCTTGACCGAAGAATATCTCTTTTTTCAAATGGAACACTGAGTATTCATTCAGCAAACTTTTCTAATAAAGGTGATTATAAGTGTATTGCCAGCAATGCAGCAGGAGCTGATACACTCACGTACCACATTCGTGTTGCTACTCTACCTCCAATAATTGTTGAGGTTTCACATGAGACAATATTTATGAATGCTGGAAGAAACTTATACGTGGATTGCACTGCTAAAGGAGAGCCTTTCCCTCTAATTAAGTGGGTTCTCCCTGACGGTTCACAAATTAAGCCCACACAGTTTATTGGAGACCGgatattttttttcccaaatggTACACTTTATATAAAGAATGTCAATCCTAGTGATTCAGGGAGGTATGAGTGCTCAGCAACCAATCCAGTGGGCTTTGCTAAAAGAACGGTACAGATGGATGTTAGGCAAGAGGCTCCAGGCCCCTGGAAAGGCCTATATCAGCAACACAGTGTCACAGCAACATATGGATCCACAGTTTTCCTGCATTGTCCAGAGTCCATAGGTTCCCACAGAGGTACAGTCTGGAGACTGCCATCTAAAATCATTCTGGAACATCAGTACAG TCCACAAAGACACATCACTGCTTTCCCCAATGGCACTCTGAGAATTCTGAGACTGACTGAGAAAGATGGAGGCAATTATTTGTGCATGTATCAAAGACCAAATGGTGAGGACATGGAGCTGTTCCAAGTAGAGGTTCTCATGAGGCCACCAAAGATAGAGAATACTGGGGCACAACATAAAAGAGTGGCTAATGGAGACAACTTCCTGGTGGACTGTGTAGCTTCTGGCCTTCCGGACCCTGAGGTTTCATGGAGCCTCCCAGATGGCACCATGATCAACAATGCCCTACAGTCAGATGACAGTGGAACCCGTAACCGACGCTATATCATCTTTGGGAATGGAACGCTTTTGTTGCAGCAAATGGGAAAGAAGGATGAAGGCAATTACACATGCTATGCTAAGAACACCCTGGGGGAGGATGCCATGAAAGTAAGTGTCCAAGTGCTGCCAAACTCACCCCAAATAACTTCTAAAGAGCAGGTATCCATGTTGGCTCCTTTCGGGCAATCAGCCCAAATGAAGTGTGATGCTACAGGTGTACTACCACCTACGATCATCTGGATCTCACCAAGGAATGAGATAATACCCTCATATTCGGCCAAATACCAAATCCTAAATGATGGAACTCTGATCATTAAAAAACTGACTTTGGCTGACCAGGGAAAGTATGCCTGTGTTGCACGGAACCCAGCCGGAGATAACATCAAGAACGTAAACCTTCTAGTTAAAGTTAAAGGGCCACAAATCAACGGACACAGTGGGCGAACAGAGAGCAAAATTTTAGCAGTGTATTACCAGACCTTGCTGCTGGACTGCAAAGCAGAGGGTATGCCTGAACCACAGATCACCTGGACCACACCTTACGGCATGTCTCTACCCACTCCATATTTGGGAGGTAGGTTCCAAGTCCATAGGAATGGCACTCTAGAAATGAGGGGCATTCGAAAGACTGATGAAGGTCGGTTTCTGTGCATAGCCAAGAATTACTTAGGGGAATCAAGCCTAGCAGTTGACCTCGAAGTTGCATCACTTGCTGAGAAGCCAAGCTTTCCAGTACCAAACATAGAGGTTCTTCCTCTCAAAGCAGATGGCGATGAAATGTCTTTGGAGTGTCGTGCTACAGGAAAACCAAAGCCAGAGTTTCTTTGGATTCTACCCAATGGAACAGCACTGAATCCAGGCATGAAACTTCAGAGGTTCATTCACTACCTGGGCAATGGAACTCTACACATTACGCAGCCAGGTGTCATTGACAAAGGTGTATATCGATGCCTGGCTAAAAATGTAGCTGGACAAGCAGAAAAGCGCTATGCTTTAGAACCTGGACAGAAGCCTCAAATTAGAAGTACAGCTGCAACAATGAAGATTTCATTTGGACAGACACTAAATATGCCATGTAATGCAGATGGTTGGCCTCAGGCAACAATTACCTGGACTCTTCCAAATGGCCTGGTCTTGGACAAGCCTCAAGTTATTGGAAGAGTAACATATTTATCTAACGGCACACTTCAGGTAAAAGAAACATCCAAATTTGATAGAGGAACATATACCTGCAAAGCCACAAACACCTTTGGATCATCAACGTTGTCATATCCAGTGAGTATTATGGTGTTTCCACCTCAAATCACTCATGCTCCACCTTCAATAACCAGAGTTAACAGGGGCTCTCCAGTGATTCTGAACTGTATAGCTGCTGGCATACCCAAACCAGACATTTCTTGGACTCTGCCTGGACGTACCACACTTGTACCTAATAACCGCTTCACAGCACAGGGTGGGATTCACATGACAGAGGAGGGAAATTTGGTCATACAGGACCCAGGCCTCATGAACTCAGGGATTTACAAATGTAATGCTAGAAATGCCTTGGGAACAGACTTCAAAGCAACATATCTTCAAGTGATCTGA
- the selenot2 gene encoding selenoprotein T2 translates to MAEYSQTGILTALLLFTVVTVRDIYVGRNSMTQQDSTGPDVHTQRQNKHTFYTGPVLKFQYCISUGYSKVFQEYSRSISQLYPDIRIEGENYPPKPINKYIGNFISYFKLLAIALIVTGQNPFQMFGMDTPRIWSWGQENKIFSCLMAFFVSNMLETNFLSTGAFEISLNDVPIWSKLQSGYVPNIQELFQILDNHLKMNQVEKMNFPSP, encoded by the exons ATGGCGGAGTACAGTCAGACGGGTATATTAACGGCCCTGCTGCTATTTACTGTGGTAACCGTGAGGGACATTTATGTGGGCCGCAACAGCATGACTCAACAGGACAGCACTGGACCCGACGTGCacacacagagacagaacaaACACACATTCTACACGGGTCCGGTTCTCAAGTTCCAGTACTG tatatCCTGAGGGTACAGTAAGGTGTTCCAGGAGTACTCCCGGTCCATCAGCCAGCTGTACCCGGACATCCGAATTGAGGGAGAGAATTACCCTCCCAAACCCATCAACAA ATACATTGGAAATTTCATCTCCTACTTTAAACTTCTTGCTATCGCCTTGATTGTGACTGGACAAAATCCTTTCCAAATGTTTGGAATGGACACTCCTAGAATATGGTCCTGGGGACAGGAGAATAAG ATTTTCTCCTGCCTCATGGCATTCTTCGTAAGTAACATGTTGGAAACCAATTTCCTCTCAACAGGAGCTTTTGAGATTTCATTGAATG atGTACCAATTTGGTCCAAGTTGCAATCAGGATATGTGCCCAACATTCAAGAGCTTTTCCAGATCTTGGATAACCACCTTAAGATGAATCAGGTCGAGAAGATGAACTTTCCCTCACCATAG